A region from the Methylocella sp. genome encodes:
- a CDS encoding ABC transporter ATP-binding protein translates to MIHDNEAAKLVQAQNVTKTFGTGSGAVTALDDVSLTIMANEFFTLLGPSGCGKTTLLRLLAGFEHPSSGVILLDNKHVASDPPNKRPVNTVFQSYALFPHMTVEQNVAFGLERQGLRGPKVTERVAAMLRLVRLEAMAKRRPDQLSGGQQQRVALARALAPQPRLLLLDEPLSALDLKLRRGMQAELKRIQRETGITFLLVTHDQEEALSMSDRIAVMSGGRILQLGRPPDIYEHPSCRFVADFIGEANVLPGSLVGLPAAFAAIRPERVVLLAGPGTQESGLPGRIVEITYLGARTSYSIALNEGLTIKAERADLPASLAPGDAVSCQFPPAALVPLEA, encoded by the coding sequence ATGATCCACGATAATGAGGCCGCAAAGCTGGTGCAGGCTCAGAACGTCACGAAGACTTTCGGGACGGGATCTGGGGCCGTCACCGCTCTCGACGATGTCTCGCTCACCATCATGGCGAACGAATTTTTCACGCTCCTTGGACCGTCCGGCTGCGGCAAGACCACGTTGTTGCGATTGCTCGCAGGGTTTGAACACCCAAGTTCCGGGGTCATTCTGCTCGACAACAAGCATGTGGCGAGCGATCCGCCCAACAAACGGCCAGTCAACACCGTATTCCAGTCCTATGCGCTGTTTCCCCACATGACGGTCGAGCAAAACGTCGCCTTCGGACTCGAGCGCCAGGGTCTGCGCGGCCCGAAAGTGACGGAGCGAGTCGCCGCGATGCTGCGCCTCGTGCGGCTCGAAGCCATGGCGAAGCGCCGCCCCGACCAGCTCTCGGGCGGCCAGCAGCAGCGCGTCGCGCTCGCCCGAGCGCTTGCGCCGCAGCCGCGACTGCTGCTGCTCGACGAGCCGCTGTCAGCTCTTGACCTGAAGCTGCGGCGCGGCATGCAGGCCGAGCTGAAGCGCATCCAGCGCGAAACCGGCATCACCTTCCTGCTCGTCACCCATGATCAGGAGGAAGCCCTGTCAATGTCAGACAGGATCGCCGTGATGTCGGGAGGCCGCATCCTCCAGCTCGGCCGTCCGCCCGACATATACGAGCATCCAAGCTGCCGGTTCGTAGCGGACTTCATCGGGGAAGCTAATGTGCTTCCCGGCTCGCTCGTCGGTCTTCCGGCCGCCTTCGCGGCGATCCGGCCTGAGCGAGTTGTGCTTTTGGCGGGACCCGGGACTCAGGAATCAGGGCTTCCCGGACGCATTGTCGAGATTACCTATCTCGGGGCCAGGACATCCTATTCGATCGCCCTCAATGAGGGTTTGACCATCAAAGCGGAGCGGGCGGATTTGCCGGCCTCGCTTGCGCCTGGCGATGCGGTCAGCTGCCAATTCCCGCCTGCCGCGCTCGTTCCGCTGGAGGCCTGA
- a CDS encoding ABC transporter permease has product MVFASGKRDRAALLAGPALLTIVIFMLLPMTIALVYSFMTPSPYGGVRPPFTVGSYVRFFYDRDLDDSLIFDVTYLQIFARSLIQAVLTTLGCFLIGLPLAWYMATRPPRMRQILVLLVTIPFWTNLLIRTYCWVLLLRDQGLVNEGLEAIGVINAPITFLYSDGAILLGLIYSSLPFMALPIYGSLEKVDPRMIEAAYDLYADRWAIMRKLVWPLAKPGVAAGALLVFVPALGAFLQPDILGGGKKLMIGTLIQQQFTTSRDWSFGAALSMILMAFVLGSLMWSAWRRARIEA; this is encoded by the coding sequence TTGGTCTTCGCATCGGGTAAACGCGATCGCGCGGCGCTGCTGGCCGGACCAGCGCTCTTGACCATTGTGATCTTCATGCTTTTGCCCATGACGATCGCGCTCGTATATTCCTTCATGACGCCGAGCCCTTATGGCGGGGTGCGGCCTCCGTTCACGGTCGGCTCCTACGTCCGGTTCTTCTATGACCGCGACCTCGACGATTCCCTCATTTTCGACGTCACCTACCTTCAGATCTTCGCCCGCTCGCTAATCCAGGCGGTTCTGACGACGCTAGGCTGCTTCCTCATCGGGCTGCCGCTCGCCTGGTATATGGCGACGCGCCCGCCGCGCATGCGCCAGATTTTGGTGCTGCTCGTCACCATCCCGTTCTGGACCAACCTGCTCATCCGCACTTATTGCTGGGTATTGCTGCTACGCGACCAAGGGCTCGTCAACGAGGGGCTCGAAGCCATTGGCGTGATCAATGCGCCAATCACCTTCCTGTATTCCGACGGCGCAATCTTGCTCGGGCTCATCTATTCGAGCCTGCCGTTCATGGCGCTGCCGATCTACGGCTCTTTGGAAAAGGTCGATCCGCGCATGATCGAGGCGGCCTACGATCTTTATGCCGACAGGTGGGCGATCATGCGCAAGCTGGTCTGGCCCCTCGCGAAGCCCGGCGTCGCGGCCGGAGCGCTGCTGGTCTTCGTGCCGGCGCTCGGGGCCTTTTTGCAGCCGGACATTCTCGGCGGCGGCAAAAAGCTGATGATCGGCACCTTGATCCAACAACAATTCACGACCTCGCGCGACTGGTCCTTCGGGGCCGCGCTGTCGATGATTCTCATGGCTTTCGTTTTGGGATCGCTGATGTGGAGCGCTTGGCGGCGCGCTCGAATCGAGGCATGA
- a CDS encoding ABC transporter permease produces the protein MSAKGGFNWRRMPEYRVISLLALAFLYAPLAVLIIFAFNANRAALIWTGFSTQWFVKAIANEDLRRSAINSLIVAAVATPVSTLVAIPAALAFERAKFFPGRASGEALVAMPLIAPEIVTAIATLIFFSAIGLRAGLGNVILAHIVFCIPFALLPIRARLRDMPRDIEDAARDLYADKWQVFRRVTLPLLMPGIVAGATLAFVVSLDDFLITLMVAPAGATTLPVYLYGMLRLGVTPEANAAATILLVVSIATVVLSFFLARSRTLKA, from the coding sequence ATGAGCGCCAAGGGGGGCTTCAACTGGCGCAGAATGCCCGAGTACCGCGTCATAAGCCTTCTCGCGCTGGCGTTTCTTTACGCCCCGCTCGCAGTTCTCATCATTTTCGCGTTCAACGCCAACCGGGCGGCCCTGATCTGGACCGGGTTCAGCACGCAATGGTTCGTCAAGGCCATTGCAAATGAAGACTTGCGCCGGTCCGCCATCAACAGCCTGATCGTGGCCGCCGTCGCGACGCCCGTTTCGACTCTGGTTGCAATCCCGGCGGCGCTGGCGTTCGAGCGAGCGAAGTTCTTTCCGGGACGCGCGTCCGGCGAAGCCCTGGTCGCCATGCCATTGATCGCGCCGGAAATCGTCACCGCCATAGCGACCCTGATTTTCTTCAGCGCGATCGGCCTCCGCGCCGGGCTCGGGAACGTCATCCTGGCCCATATCGTGTTCTGCATCCCATTCGCGCTGCTGCCGATCCGGGCTCGACTCAGGGATATGCCTCGCGACATCGAGGATGCGGCGCGCGACCTTTATGCCGACAAATGGCAGGTCTTCCGTCGCGTGACCTTGCCGCTTCTGATGCCGGGCATCGTCGCCGGAGCGACGCTCGCCTTCGTGGTGTCGCTCGACGACTTCCTGATCACGCTGATGGTGGCTCCCGCGGGCGCCACGACCCTGCCGGTCTATCTGTACGGGATGCTGCGTCTTGGCGTGACGCCCGAAGCCAACGCCGCCGCGACCATCCTATTGGTCGTGTCCATCGCGACCGTCGTCCTTTCATTCTTTCTAGCCCGGAGTCGGACCCTGAAAGCCTGA